The Drosophila bipectinata strain 14024-0381.07 chromosome 2L, DbipHiC1v2, whole genome shotgun sequence genome has a segment encoding these proteins:
- the Eogt gene encoding EGF domain-specific O-linked N-acetylglucosamine transferase, with product MPILLILTGIISLTLGMDHHHEDAKHLASKLTLPNLPSEHLIRYLNTFPKLKKQLPTNGTKIISTACWGHERGCSPDARFQTPQCPGDHTGWARSKEAQINTFYQQADFGYIQEQLAELTPQCVPTYLGDSSLECTHYLRFCRGRNLLFDFRDLTHRTERIRYHMDVLRPGQLLGHCELNRTRMSAEMDHIGSALQSWGPELRNFDVLPHPILESGLCDEVVNTPTFIMKIDATYNMYHHFCDFFNLYASLFVNQSHPAAFNTDVQILIWETYPYDSPFRDTFKAFSQRPVWTLSDLEGKRVCFRNVVLPLLPRMIFGLFYNTPIIQGCSNSGLFRAFSEFILHRLQIPYEPPRRKLRITYLSRRTKYRKVLNEEELLARLEANEDYSVQRASYERLSFPDQLAITRNTDILIGMHGAGLTHLLFLPNWACIFELYNCEDPNCYKDLARLRGVRYRTWEQKELVYPQDEGHHPEGGAHAKFTNYSFDVEEFVHLVAEAAKDVRAHKEYSQGEPENPHKTQHTEL from the exons atgcCAATCCTGCTGATACTCACGGGGATTATATCCCTGACCTTGGGAATGGATCATCATCACGAAGATGCCAAGCACCTGGCATCCAAGCTGACCTTGCCCAACCTGCCGTCCGAGCATCTTATCCGTTACCTCAACACCTTTCCAAAGCTGAAAAAGCAATTGCCAACCAATGGGACAAAGATTATATCAACTGCTTGCTGGGGACACGAGCGTGGCTGTTCCCCAGATGCCCGTTTCCAGACGCCTCAATGCCCCGGAGATCACACTGGCTGGGCCAGAAGCAAAGAGGCTCAGATCAACACGTTCTATCAACAGGCAGACTTTGGTTATATCCAGGAACAGCTGGCGGAGTTGACACCCCAGTGTGTCCCCACCTATCTGGGTGATTCTTCGCTGGAGTGCACTCACTATCTACGTTTTTGCCGTGGCCGAAATCTGCTCTTCGATTTCCGGGATTTGACCCATCGGACAGAGCGTATACGTTACCACATGGATGTCCTCAGACCTGGACAACTTCTGGGCCATTGTGAGCTGAATCGCACTAGAATGTCTGCCGAAATGGACCATATAGGATCGGCGCTGCAGTCCTGGGGTCCGGAACTACGAAACTTTGATGTATTACCTCATCCCATTTTGGAGAGCGGCCTCTGCGATGAGGTGGTGAATACGCCCACTTTCATTATGAAAATCGATGCGACGTACAACATGTACCATCACTTCTGCGACTTCTTCAACCTATATGCCTCGCTTTTTGTCAACCAATCACATCCAGCAGCCTTTAACACGGATGTTCAAATACTGATTTGGGAAACCTATCCGTATGATTCTCCGTTCCGGGACACTTTCAAGGCATTCTCGCAACGACCCGTGTGGACATTGAGCGATTTGGAGGGAAAGAGGGTGTGCTTCAGGAATGTTGTGCTTCCCCTGTTGCCCAGGATGATTTTTGGATTGTTTTATAATACACCAATT aTTCAGGGCTGTTCGAATAGTGGCCTTTTCCGAGCATTTTCCGAGTTTATTCTACATCGCCTCCAAATTCCTTACGAGCCACCACGGAGAAAACTTCGCATCACATACCTTTCGCGCCGCACAAAGTACCGAAAAGTGCTCAACGAAGAGGAGCTACTGGCCCGGCTAGAGGCAAACGAGGATTACTCTGTGCAGCGCGCCTCCTACGAGAG GCTCTCGTTTCCCGACCAATTGGCCATAACTCGGAATACGGATATACTCATCGGCATGCATGGCGCTGGTCTGACGCACTTGCTTTTCCTGCCTAACTGGGCTTGCATATTTGAGCTTTATAACTGCGAGGATCCCAACTGTTACAAGGATTTGGCGCGACTGCGTGGAGTTCGTTATAGAACTTGGGAGCAGAAGGAGCTGGTGTATCCGCAGGATGAGGGCCATCACCCAGAAGGCGGAGCCCATGCCAAGTTTACCAACTATAGCTTTGATGTCGAAGAGTTCGTCCATCTTGTTGCTGAAGCAGCCAAGGATGTACGAGCACATAAGGAATATTCTCAAGGAGAGCCTGAAAATCCTCATAAAACGCAGCATACCGAGCTTTAG
- the PIG-Wa gene encoding uncharacterized protein PIG-Wa, producing MDLEVNEPIAHDQLILDLKSWRSVLESVDSFLVILPTLLGFVLSRIICGHLSLTSTRRFFFEFLLIGLPSVILVTVGKAYSYSYSLVGSIAIIGYLFGHHYHPGKDFKYVIGKRPNVFTLLRATAYSGTCVAILAVDFPFYPHDYRKSRTFGASAMDMGIGLFVVNMGLVSQRTKSLADLKKLPKSVVPLLVLGLARTLVITIIDYHQDDSEYGKHLNAFFILGFTKLLGSLYSLLVSSDAQLLGLALGLLVFHEVILQLGVSSFVMASDSREGFFTANREGLSSLHGCVALYLLSIYFAKWYTSQDQLNYHQLLTKFGKMFLMVTVCWSLVFTSAYLTGIARVTFNFGYVIWIFAVSISLILIYAFIFELKLVNLAIKMQKSVGDAKNHKLTTHSLPTFVESLNMNGLTHFMLSNFLTGIVNMALNPGKRNGFECVLILSLYTLTCAGAVFIMLRKGIRLA from the exons ATGGACTTGGAAGTCAACGAACCCATCGCCCACGACCAATTAATTTTGGATTTGAAGTCTTGGAGGTCAGTTTTGGAGAGTGTGGATAGTTTTCTGGTCATACTACCTACGCTCCTGGGTTTCGTCCTTTCTCGAATTATTTGTGGACACCTGTCGCTGACATCTACCCGGAGGTTTTTTTTCGAGTTTCTGTTGATTGGATTGCCCTCTGTGATTTTGGTCACCGTGGGAAAGGCTTACAGCTACTCCTATTCGCTGGTGGGCTCCATAGCCATCATTGGTTATCTATTTGGACATCACTACCATCCCGGAAAAGATTTCAAATATGTGATTGGCAAACGACCCAATGTCTTTACATTGCTAAGAGCGACGGCATACAGTGGAACCTGCGTCGCTATCCTCGCCGTCGACTTTCCTTTTTATCCCCATGACTATCGCAAGAGTCGAACGTTTGGGGCATCAGCAATGGACATGGGTATTGGTCTGTTTGTGGTTAACATGGGCCTAGTTTCGCAAAGGACCAAATCTTTAGCAGACCTCAAAAAGTTGCCAAAATCTGTGGTTCCTCTGCTAGTCCTGGGTCTGGCGCGCACCTTGGTAATAACCATCATCGACTATCATCAAGACGATTCGGAGTATGGAAAGCATTTAAATGCCTTCTTCATCCTAGGATTCACCAAGCTCTTGGGAAGCTTGTACTCTTTGTTGGTGAGTTCGGATGCTCAACTTCTTGGTCTTGCTCTGG gCTTGCTGGTCTTCCACGAAGTTATCCTACAACTAGGGGTTTCTTCCTTTGTTATGGCTTCAGATTCACGTGAAGGATTTTTCACTGCTAATCGGGAAGGACTAAGTTCGCTACATGGCTGCGTGGCTCTCTATTTGCTCAGCATTTACTTTGCCAAGTGGTACACCTCCCAAGATCAGCTAAATTATCATCAGTTACTTACGAAGTTTGGAAAAATGTTCCTAATGGTTACAGTTTGCTGGAGCTTAGTTTTTACAAGTGCCTATCTCACCGGTATTGCTCGGGTGACCTTTAACTTCGGCTATGTGATTTGGATCTTTGCTGTATCCATCAGTCTCATTCTTATATATGCTTTTATCTTTGAGCTGAAGTTAGTTAATTTAGCTATCAAGATGCAAAAATCGGTGGGAGATGCCAAGAATCATAAGCTTACAACTCACTCTCTACCCACCTTTGTAGAAAGTCTAAACATGAATGGTCTAACTCATTTTATGCTCTCAAACTTCCTTACGGGTATTGTCAACATGGCTCTTAATCCAGGCAAGCGAAATGGTTTTGAGTGTGTTTTAATATTGTCGTTATACACATTGACCTGCGCCGGAGCCGTGTTTATAATGCTTAGAAAGGGCATAAGATTAGCTTAG
- the LOC108127390 gene encoding uncharacterized protein has translation MDCCSSQPGCSCDSQMGISFEREPRSIFKDMLGPFPDEVLMTVLDRILYLCGATKIIRTMAMGNQIAPLVAGKDSPKENPKASCLPPPSCRSSSCTSVYSMLPQPSSTRTCCSSRREDSCRTCPSPCIRSLNKIHAATCSPRQRAARVDFANPVDDVPNKRQFAGSSDIKNRLKRSLSICSMACQNLKNKLNSQNSPPHKKQTWLWTRLTRSKDGCKVYEVFKNSNVDKAPSRNRANDPVIIFLVMPNGYIMPFESVAN, from the exons ATGGACTGTTGTTCATCACAGcctgggtgctcctgtgactcCCAAATGGGTATCAGCTTCGAACGCGAGCCGCGcagtatttttaaagatatgtTGGGTCCATTTCCGGACGAGGTCCTCATGACGGTTCTAGATCGTATACTCTATCTTTGCGGTGCCACCAAGATCATACGCACCATGGCCATGGGGAACCAAATAGCACCTTTAGTAGCTGGAAAGG ACAGTCCCAAGGAGAACCCCAAGGCCAGTTGCCTACCACCGCCGTCATGTCGATCGAGCAGCTGCACTTCAGTCTACAGCATGTTGCCGCAACCCTCTTCTACAAGGACTTGCTGTAGTAGCCGTCGGGAAGATTCTTGTCGCACTTGCCCTTCACCATGCATCAGATCCCTTAACAAAATTCACGCCGCTACCTGTTCTCCACGCCAACGCGCTGCCAGGGTGGACTTTGCTAATCCTGTGGATGATGTGCCCAATAAACGACAATTCGCTGGAAGCTCCGATATAAAAAATCGGTTGAAACGGTCCCTTTCTATCTGCTCCATGGCCTGtcagaatttaaaaaacaagctGAATTCTCAGAATTCGCCGCCACACAAGAAACAGACGTGGCTATGGACCCGACTGACTCGCTCCAAGGACGGCTGCAAGGTATACGAGGTATTTAAAAACTCCAATGTGGATAAAGCACCGTCCAGAAACCGCGCAAATGACCCAGTAATTATATTTCTGGTGATGCCAAATGGTTACATTATGCCCTTCGAATCTGTTGCCAATTAA
- the LOC122322221 gene encoding uncharacterized protein, translating into MSRRRELRMEGCFPQKDSVAKTAKPQYSFPIACDDRERYPKRSSPILSRHELQCVHPELGKFVKNTNVTTKSVSPKSKDKNIRSKDVAQSDDRERYPKCSAPILSRHDLRCVHPELGKFLKDTNVTTKSVSAKPKDKHNISLPEEKNIACNDRERYPKRSTPILYDSRQDPSCGRPELAKFVKDTNETMKSVSPKPRDKYQRSKDVVQGDERERYPKRSAPILSRHDLQCVRPELAKCVKDTKVTTKSVSPKPKDKKNTSLPEKEKISKVNSTHKDTPKFEDIRYPQNKYLWTRLVCSKDGYRKYEVYKESSAENVPISEQTPVIVLLLLPNAFLMPFTTMLDVKKKKLQ; encoded by the exons ATGAGCCGCCGACGAGAATTACGGATGGAAGGATGCTTTCCTCAGAAAG ATTCTGTTGCGAAGACAGCCAAGCCACAATACAGTTTCCCCATAGCTTGCGACGACAGGGAACGCTACCCAAAACGTTCTTCCCCGATACTTAGTCGACATGAACTACAATGTGTACACCCGGAACTCGGCAAATTTGTAAAGAACACTAATGTGACTACGAAGAGCGTCTCGCCCAAGTCAAAGGACAAAAATATAAGGTCAAAGGACGTCGCCCAAAGCGACGACAGGGAACGCTACCCAAAGTGTTCTGCTCCGATACTTAGTCGTCATGATCTACGCTGTGTACACCCGGAACTCGGCAAATTTTTAAAGGACACTAATGTGACTACGAAGAGCGTCTCGGCCAAGCCAAAGGACAAACATAATATCTCGCTGCCTGAGGAAAAGAACATCGCATGCAACGACAGGGAACGCTACCCGAAACGTTCTACGCCGATACTTTATGATAGTCGTCAAGATCCAAGCTGTGGACGCCCGGAACTCGCCAAATTTGTAAAGGACACTAATGAGACTATGAAGAGCGTCTCGCCCAAGCCAAGGGACAAATATCAAAGGTCAAAGGACGTCGTCCAAGGCGACGAGAGGGAACGCTACCCAAAGCGTTCTGCTCCGATACTTAGTCGGCATGATCTACAATGTGTGCGCCCGGAACTCGCCAAATGTGTAAAGGACACTAAGGTGACTACTAAGAGCGTCTCGCCCAAGCCaaaggacaaaaaaaacacCTCGCTCCCTGAAAAAGAGAAGATCTCAAAGGTAAACAGTACCCACAAGGACACTCCGAAATTCGAAGATATACGATATCCACAGAACAAGTACCTATGGACCCGCTTGGTTTGCTCCAAGGATGGATACCGGAAATATGAAGTATATAAAGAAAGCAGCGCTGAAAACGTGCCAATTTCAGAACAGACTCCAGTGATTGTGTTACTACTGCTTCCTAACGCGTTTCTAATGCCTTTTACGACAATGCTAGacgtaaagaaaaaaaagcttcAATAA